GGGCGGCGCCGCCGCGATGACCCTGCGGGAGGCGTGGGCGCTGCCCGCCTACCGCGCGACCCTCGTCTCCGGCGCGGCCAACGGCTGGACGAACTTCGGGGTGCGCATGGCGGTGCTGCCGCTGCTCGCGATCGCCGTGCTCGACGAGCCGTGGGTCGCGGGCGCGGTGCTCGCGATCGGGGCCGTCGGAACGGCCGGCACGCTGCAGGTCTCGGGGCGGCTCGCGGACCGGATCGGGCGCCGCCCGCTCATCGTGGCGGGCATGCTCGTCATGGCCGTGGCGATGGGCCTGCTCGGGCTCACGGGCCGCGACGGACTCGGGGACGGGGTCGGACTCGGCGCCCTCTTCGCGCTCTCCCTGCTCTCCGGGATCGGCGCCGGGTTCGTGAGCCCCGGTCTGCAGGCGGCCGTGGCGGACGTGATCGGGCGCGAACGCGGCGGCGGCACGGTGCTGTCGGCGTTCCAGATGTCCCAGGACGGCGGCGCGATCCTCGGACCGATCCTCATCGGGGTCGTCGCCGACCGGGCCGGCTTCGAGGCGGCGTTCCTCGCGACCGGGATCGTCTGCCTCGTCGGCGCCGCGCCGTGGCTGTGGGCGCGCGACACGCTCGAGTTCGTGCCCGCACCGGTCACCGAGGGCGAGGCGGCCTGACCGGCGTCCCCGTCTTTCGGACGGCGGGCTCCGGAGGGACAATAGAGGTATGAGCTCCACAACGACCACCCGAACGGCCACCGCTGCGGCGGCCGGCCGCGCACTCGAGGAGACCGACGACCCGCGCGAGCAGATCACGGTCGGAGTCGTCATGGCCGACGGGCGCCTCGCCCCTCGTTCCTTCGCCTCCCGCGCCGAGGCGGAGGCATGGGCCCGGCCGGAGGAGCAGGTCGTCGAGTGGAACTTCGTCTGCCGCTGCGATGCGTGAGCCGGGTCGTTCCAGCCCGGACTCGACAGGGGGTGCCGCTCCCGGGACCTCGGTCCGCTCCGCGACGTTCACGATGCCCGGATCGGCGGCCGGCTCGTGAAACGGGCGGCGGGGCCGGTCGATCGACCGGCTCGCCGTCGAAGACCGTTCGCCGCGGCGGTGCCCCGAGTGGGATTCGAACCCACACTGGATCGGGTTTGAGCCGAACGCCTCTGCCGGTTGGGCTATCGGGGCAAGTGAGACACAGGATACCGTTCTTCGGCACACTCCCAGACCGTTCGGGGGCTAGGCTGCCTCTTGTGAGCGATGAGAAGCCTAACCGTGACCAGCACCCCGACGCGCCGACGATCGATCTCGACGACATCGATCTCGGCTCCGTGGGGGACACCCCCGCCCAGCACCGCGGCCGCGTCGTCGTGGCCGAGGACGAGGCCCTCATCCGGCTCGACGTGGTCGAGACCCTGAACGAGGCCGGATACGAGGTGGTCGGCGAGGCCGGTGACGGCGAGGCCGCCGTCAAGCTCGCCACCGAGCTCGAACCCGATCTCGTGGTCATGGACGTCAAGATGCCGATCCTCGACGGAATCAGCGCCGCCGAGCGGATCACCAAGGCCCGGATCGCCCCGGTCGTGCTGCTCACGGCGTTCTCCCAGACGGAACTGGTCGAGCGCGCCCGGGACGCCGGCGCCATGGCCTATGTGGTCAAGCCGTTCACGCCCGCGGACCTGCTCCCGGCGATCGAGATCGCGATGCACCGGCACCGTGAGATCTCCGCCCTCGAGGCCGAGGTCGCCGACCTGACCGACC
The window above is part of the Pseudactinotalea sp. HY158 genome. Proteins encoded here:
- a CDS encoding MFS transporter, with product MSVHVRGPRVPIPGQIWVLVGAAFVIAIGFGLVSPVLPAYARSFDVGVAAASVIVSAFAFFRLVFAPVGGRLVGLLGERPVYLVGLLIVAASSIATAFATSYPQLLLFRGLGGIGSTMFTISAMALLVRLAPTSARGRVSSAYGSAFLIGGMIGPVLGGLLAVYGMRVPFIVYGIALLVAATVVAIGLGGSRLVRHDPGAGGAAAMTLREAWALPAYRATLVSGAANGWTNFGVRMAVLPLLAIAVLDEPWVAGAVLAIGAVGTAGTLQVSGRLADRIGRRPLIVAGMLVMAVAMGLLGLTGRDGLGDGVGLGALFALSLLSGIGAGFVSPGLQAAVADVIGRERGGGTVLSAFQMSQDGGAILGPILIGVVADRAGFEAAFLATGIVCLVGAAPWLWARDTLEFVPAPVTEGEAA
- a CDS encoding ANTAR domain-containing response regulator, whose product is MDLDDIDLGSVGDTPAQHRGRVVVAEDEALIRLDVVETLNEAGYEVVGEAGDGEAAVKLATELEPDLVVMDVKMPILDGISAAERITKARIAPVVLLTAFSQTELVERARDAGAMAYVVKPFTPADLLPAIEIAMHRHREISALEAEVADLTDRFETRKRVDRAKGLLMSKMGLSEPESFRWIQKTSMDRRLTMREVADAVIDQVGGKK